The Solea solea chromosome 19, fSolSol10.1, whole genome shotgun sequence genome has a window encoding:
- the slc25a1b gene encoding tricarboxylate transport protein B, mitochondrial isoform X2 encodes MFEFLSNKMRDENGVLDSKRGFLCGLGAGVAEAVFVVCPMETVKVKFIHDQTSANPKYKGFFHGVREIIRTQGLKGTYQGLTATVLKQGSNQAIRFYVMTSLRNWYKGDDPNKAINPLITGLFGAFAGAASVFGNTPLDVIKTRMQGLEAHKYKSTLDCAVKIMKYEGPMAFYKGTVPRLGRVCLDVAIVFIIYEEVVKFLNVVWKTD; translated from the exons ATGTTTGAGTTCCTCAGTAATAAGATGCGCGATGAGAACGGTGTACTGGACAGCAAGCGAGGATTCCTCTGTGGTCTCGGAGCTGGAGTTGCAGAAGCTGTGTTTGTCGTCTGTCCCATGGAAACAGTTAAG GTGAAATTCATCCATGACCAGACATCAGCAAACCCAAAGTACAAGGGATTTTTCCATGGGGTGAGAGAGATTATCAGAACCCAAG GTCTGAAGGGGACTTATCAAGGCCTTACAGCCACTGTACTGAAGCAAGGCTCCAACCAGGCCATCCGCTTCTACGTCATGACTTCCCTGAGGAACTGGTACAAAG GTGATGACCCCAACAAAGCCATTAACCCTTTGATAACTGGATTGTTTGGAGCTTTTGCCGGTGCTGCCAGTGTGTTTGGAAACACTCCTCTGGACGTCATTAAAACCAGGATGCAG GGTCTTGAAGCTCACAAGTACAAAAGCACACTGGACTGTGCCGTCAAGATCATGAAGTACGAGGGACCAATGGC GTTCTACAAAGGTACCGTTCCTCGGCTCGGTAGGGTGTGTTTGGACGTGGCCATCGTCTTCATTATCTACGAGGAAGTGGTGAAGTTCCTGAACGTAGTTTGGAAGACGGACTGA